ttttcctcttctcatataaaatcagggacaacagcaacattttacaAAGGTAACTGCACATAGTTCAGCTCCATtccaactcacaaggttcactgacaaaacaactgtcttatactaaacacgttttccaaacaaatacaacatgctaacgttattagcaccagcctatggcattttacattgtataaattagcctagctacgagcagagatttcctctgctcatatgaagcccggatcccaaagtataaatccctgaagaaTAAATCACACAAAAGACTTTTTGTttacactgagggaaatggtttcagcttacaaaaatagacaggaggtctgcatcacccCCGACATGTAGTTATTTCTAGggggtgcatgtcaggctacagcgtgGGGTACAACGTTGGCTTCATGTAAACGCAGAGCCTACCTCCTTTTTACGCATTATCACCTAGGGGTAGGATTTCCCAGTTCTTGTTGGGATCAAGGGGTAGGGTGAATATTAAGGCTACATGGCCCTCCAAACTAGGGATCAACCgatattcagcatttttatgaTAATCGGCATCGGCCGTTTTTTCCACCGATAGCcgataaaatatgtttattttaattaaaatacgtttattttaattaaaatgcagccgtacctctctgcctgtctgcctgaaGTCTCCACTCTGTGCTGTGTAACAAATGTCCCGCCTACAGCCCCCACTGATTGGCTACACAGCACAAGTGAGTGacagccaatcaacactgacgGTAGATGCAGCGCTGCAGGCAGcggcacagagagagaggagcggaGAGAGGACTGCTCCATGAAGCAGCAGTGTGATGCTTGAAGGTAAAGCAACAGAAAATGTCGAAGTTGCAATAAGAAATCCTCtatgcttaaagggatagtgcacccaaaaatgaaaattcagccattatctactcacccatatgccgacggaggccctggtgacgttttagagtcctcacattgCTTGCGGAGATCAGCGGATGGAGCGGCTGgcacacctaatggtagacggcgccccagactaacgtccaagaacacaaaattgaatccacagagtatctccatactgctcatccatagtgatccaagtgtgctgcagccgcgacataaaaagttgtttcgaaaaacgtcatatgaactctgtttttagcctcactgtagcctgtagctctgactgcttctctgtgaaGAATATCAAttaaatttatttgttttattatttattttattttatttatatactttattaatcccccggaggggaaattcaatttttacttggcattaaagtaaaagtactcattttgctgaaaaaatgaaatgtgactGGTATATTAAACACATGTAATTACAAATTACTTTTACTAAACTACTAAAGCTATCAATAAATGAAGTGAGCCAAGGTTCCTGTTCCTGCCACCCTCTTTATTGGTTTGCAGTTAATCAGGCTGGATCAGATGTACCTGAGAGAGAACATAAGAAATCATTAATTTACTGTTATTCATATATCATAAGAGTAGAAAGTAAGTAAAACAATTCTCTattaaatgtagtggagtggaaGTGAAGTAGCATCAAATGgaaaagtaaagtacaagtaccttaaaaATGATCCTTTAgtaaagtacaaaaacaaacaaacagtataCTGTTGTATTCAGTCTAATCCCAGGTGTGTTATTCTAAATTTTGACaccaaaattttaatttttactgcAAATGAATATCGATTCTAAATATCGGTTATCGGTTTCCTTGACTACTAATAATCGGTATCGGCCCTAAAAAAGCCATATCGGTCAATCCCTACTCCAAACGCAGGTTTTTCAAAGGCACACTCCAAACTGAGTGTCATGAGAAGTCATTGGCAGGATGGCTGCTAGTATGCCAATGGCTAcccagctagctaacgttatatTGTTATTGCTAACTCGTGCATGACTTTTATGGCATGTGACGCCCCAAATTAAACGCAAGTCTGGCAGCAaagttgctgcacttgttaCCGCTCCTCTAATATCAGCACAGACTGGCAGGGTAGGAGCACGGGTTGCTAATGTTTGCCTATAGAGTACTGCTTGTGGCCTGGTAATGAAGCAGTGTTCTcttttatttgatgactttattgCTTGATGGCGTGAAACTTAAGTTGTGAACAAATCACATGCATCCTGACAACATCAAAAGGATGCCTATAGCCCATGCTAGAGAAATCATCACAGCAGAAGACGGCATATTTGCAATTTCCAGGAACACTCATCACGTCTGTTTACATAAACGGCACCATCAGCGACTACTGACTTATCTGTAGCTAtatttccatccaaaagtgattcgaatcattgggaaatgtgcattaaaagaaatacgaatgctgtgtgtttccattaaatgtacggacttgggtgaaaactacgaacttgtgcaagttttccgcagaaccggaaacaaaataagtcttgcattcttcttcttctacattttctggtggttggcaaccagcttctaaatgcattaccgccttcccgacctggagtgtggatatcaccatagAGAGAGGTGCGCTATGTCAGATTTAATCctaacataactgtttccatcccccgttttgcgaatcaacattttttcgaatcaatcAAAACCCAGCTAAagtgagcgtattttagtttgtgcctTTCAGGGGATTTTCatttgaattttggcgtttccataataattttccgatgcgatacttctagatgcgcatctaaacaggctgatggaaacatggcttgtGTCTTGAAGGGTTGTTCCATTTCACAGGGAAAGATTTGATCCACTGACCCCTGTAAGTCTGTTCTGAGGGGGTGAGGTGGTTAAaataagaaatgggattgggcgccattgtgaaataaaaacaaacattttataaataaaaatggcagaaattgaatttaaaaaaaggactgAAATAAAGaatcagaattttaaaaaatcataatgAACTTAATAATGAACACTCTCAGACTCCATACATTTTGTCCAAACTAATCTTAAGGTGTAATACAGCACATTACGTTTTAGTCCACAGAATGGACATCACTCATGTGTTTCTTTATATGTTTGTCCAGCATCTAGAAATGGCTTCAGAACAGATCTTCCTGCTCTACACTGGCGTGGGTGGGATAATTTTCATTGTAATGTCATTTCTGGCTGGGGCCGCCCTGCGTTCCACAAAGAGTAAGGTAAAAAAAGACCACCACTTCTATACACATTACACTCTGTGCTGAGAGCTGTGTATGTGCCCACTTGCTACGAGAATGTCTCACAATATTTCATAAGCTTAAACAAAGCTGCAACATGAGTAAGGACAAGCTAAGTCAAGCACTGGGGTtgtcttctttctcttctcttcagGCCGTTGTAGTGATGACTGCTACGTTGGCTGAACCACCAGTTGAATAGCGAGTACAAGAGGAAGGCCTGAAGTAAGATACTGTCaactgagcagagagaagaaataTGAAGCATACAAGGACAGCAAGTATCTCTCTTTGTGGGCACAACAGGATGCATCATTCCCAAACACAGACTACCTCCCATCAGCATTTTTGGGTTGTTGTATACAGTATAGatcatatgtatgtatgcattgCCTTGTAACATCTATTACTACTGCGGTCCCACGTGAGCACTGTATTTCCCTCTTTTGAACACCAAGCTCAATGGGATGTTGGAGATGAATATGATAGGCAATTAACTGCTACTTACTCTGCAGTCTGGCGTTGGCTGACCTGTCAGCACGTTGTATTTGCACCACAGGACAAAGGTCTGAGTGAAACCAGTGTTCCTCTGAGATAGTTAAAGAAAACTTGTGTGGGCTCAAAAACATCCAGATTAATCAAAGGCAGACTTAAACAGAGATAAGCTGACAGGTGCTCTTGTTACAGTACCACATTTTGATAATGCACCCTGTAGAAAGGGATTAAAAGTTGTAACTAATGATTTTATAAATGGTTTTACTAATACTTGATTGAGCTGTTAGGCGCCATTAGTAAGAGAAGTATTTTTAGCTTTAATTCAGCAGGAAAAATCAAATCGACAGTTTGATTACAGACCTCATCCGATATTTTTCAGTAATTGTAATAAAAGAATCCTTAATTATTAACCATTAATTACATATTAACATTTATAACTCCAGATGAGTTGCAAGCTCGTGCTTATATGAGTGAGAAATCTTGATTCTTTAATCATGCTTAAATATTTTTAGAGCCACAGGCATGAGCATTTATTTTGGTTGGCATTTAGAAGTGCATTATTAccaaatggaaacacacacagccatgcTAATCCCGAAACATTTAACgagagtgtttttttaattctgacAACAGAGTGGGAACATCTGAACATGAAGATGTTATGTTAACAACTCCAACCATAAACATGTCACCTCCTGTAACCTGTTCTCTGCTTTTACTGTCTGAAGTGTCGAGCACAGAACCATGTGATCCTTTTCCACCTTATCGTCCCTTACAGAAGAAGTTTGGCATAGACAAGACAGAACATGCCGAGATCCTCATGGCTGCCcttgacacatttttttttaccatgtcaGCTCATGTTTCAGCAGCAACACCCTTAAGTACAAACACTGTGACCCAACGTACTGTCCCCACTTACAGAGGACAGCATGTGAGATGCATCATTAATAGTTTTGTGATATGAACAGAGCGATGCTATTCAAATTATGACATGTCTGAACCCTTCCTATGTAACTGTCACATTACATTTGCAAGAAGCATGTTAGGTTACATATTGATTTTGGATCAATTtaccaaaacaaataaagaaaattgGCTACTACTCAGAGTATGTCCGTCTTAACTGTGTGTAGAAAGGCATCAGGAGGTGttctgagtttttattttaatttaacaatatttcacattttccaACAGACCAACAtaacaaatcaaacaaagaTCCATGGATTCAGATTGTGTTTGTAGCTTTATTTGCAAAACCAAACATCAAATTCAAACttaaatatcattattattatttattatcatttaaagagTTGATGTAAAAATCTGAAAACTGGAAAAACACCAAATCTAATCAAATCTAAATCAAGATCTGACACATCTTATAtcatatacacatacaaaacGATACATGAgcagctatttttttaaaaaagatgagAGTGATGAGAGACAGTAGACAGAATTGCTGGACCGCTAAACAAAAAGCATAAACACACTATAAAGCTCCGTAAAGCAGGGGGAGCTGCAGATTAATGTtgataattctctgtaggtTCATCAGCAACTCCTTTCACATTGTCATTCAGTTTTCACATTATCAATGGATACATTGTtactataaaaatattaaaactgcTTTAAGCATTCATTCGGTCCTGGGTGGAAATGGCTCAGTAGCTGCTGAATGCTCCACTATGGTCACCAGCTAGACGGACTCTCGTTTGGTACAGGGACACGTCCCTCTTATTGAGAACATGTGAGATCCACCTAATAAGAATATGAAAGCAGCAGTGGCGGAGGTCTTTCATTTCTTTCATCACcacaaattgatgcagaaaaatgaCCAGGGTGAGGGAAATTATCAAGCgtctgatgctcaaaatttcgtGGGGATGAACTCAACCTcccctgtttcatatgtgtccccctGCCCGATGCAGTCAGGAAATCTATGCCTTTGAATAGTACCATTTCTCAATGACAGGTGGACAAGACAATAACTTTCATGCCTCTCCTTGTTGTCCTAAGTTGAAGACGCATGGGGCTTCTGAAAGTCACTCCTGAGGACACAGCGCTGGTGAACACGCATGTGCTCTGTGACACGGTACTGACGTGAAAAAGTCATAGGGCATCGGGGACAGGAGAAGGGCCGTACACCAAGGTGGCTCCGCACATGTCGATTCAGAGAGCCTCGCTGGCTGAAGGAACGGTCACACAGAGAGCACTGGAAGGGGTGGTGAACAGGGTTTGACAGATGAGCTGATATATTTGCTGTCGTACTGGCTGGCAGGGTAGGAGGTATGCAGACAGACAAGGTAGATGACATGGAGGCTTGTAGAGAGTCTGGCACACTAGGAGGGGAACAGACTGTCAAGACAGTGGTCTGGTTATCACCCTCTTTAAGGTCGCACATCCCCTCAGCAACCCTAGCTTTATGTATAACCTCAGCTCCTGGCCTGCTTCGATCTTTACTGAcagattttctttctttaacaTTAATTTCCCCAACCCAAGATCTAGTGTCAACCCCTGCTACAGATGTCGCTTCATTCCTTTTCTCTCTATCAGTATTCCCAAACCCACTtccaaatgttttcttttggcCGAATGCATTAGCAACTAGCAACTCAGCAGGTTTGGCACTAATGTCCAGCAGCAGAACCTGGTCTGTGGTCGCTGTAGCAAAGTGCTGCCTCAGAGGATTGTAACCTGGACTGGCAAAGCCACCaacctcctcctcatcactgGACTGGTCTGAATGATCAGGGTGGCTAAAGTTGGAGCGTCTGCGACCAGAGTATTCGTATGATAAGTGTGCTTCCTCCTGTGGTAGGCAGTGATATTGAAGAAGTCCATAGTATGATGGCCCCACAACACTATACGTACAGTCAGACATGTTGGGGTCCACAGTAAAAGTTATGTTTGGCTCTGTGATCTCAGTGCCTGACATCTTGTCAAACTCCATAGATGTGCGGCGTTCAAAGCCAGAGAGACCACCAGTGACACTATCCAGACATGATTCAAGTGTGGTGGAGACATGACTTCTGTCTGTCATACCTCTGTCTGTGTTGTCTGAGTCACTTTCATGCTGGCTAGAAGCAGCAGCTTTTGTGCTTGTCTCAGTTCTATCCAAGTTGCAGTGGCCGTCCTGTTTATCTGTTTCAGCTGGACATCTCGAATAACCGTCTTCCTCTTTCGCTTCTCCTTCAGCACACAAACTTCCACAGCGcgggccacttcctgtgtctgtatCCTGTACAGGAAGTGGAACATCAGGTTTCGGATCTTGTGAGCGAATGGACTGCTCCTGTGTTGCCTTCCGGACATTGTGGCAATCTGAACCTTCTAGTCGCTGATGCTTGGAGGGGACACCCTCAAAATTAAGATCATTTTTATACTTTAATCTTCTGGCAAAACTGCTGCAATCCCTATTCTGTGGCCCTGAATCATCCCTAAAATGTTTGATAGGATTCTTGTTCTGAATTGAATCACAATGAGCATGGCCATCATTATGATCTGTAATGGGGGATAATCCATTGCTCGTATGTTCATCATTCTGTCCTATCAAATCATCTGCATTGCTGCAGTTGCAAACCTGTTTTAGGATGTCAGATTGATTTGAAACATGCATGTAATCCCAACTCCCACTGTGATCTTTACTGTTTCTGCAATCCTGATTCTGTACTGCACAATGTTTCTTGTGTCTAGTGGTAGCACCTTCATCAGTGCTCTCATTGTTAATGCTTTCTGGGTCAGGGGCCCTGCTGGAGCTGACTGGGGCTTGAGATACTGGATGATAAGGAGAATGCATTGGAGACATCTCTGCCAACTGGATCACTCCTGCACTACTGCTGTGACAAATGACAGGTACTGCCCCACAGCATGGATgtggtgatgatgaagaggatgaggaggagtaCTGTGAGGGCGAAACATAGCCCTTAAGGTGAGTGGTTGAGAGACAAAGAAGGGGAGAGTGACGGATTGGAGTCTTGTCTTCCTCTTTTCTGTTAGTTTgcttctcctctgctgctgtgctcGTCTCTTCCTCTTGTATCCCGGCAATGCAAAGTAAATTTGAGCTCGTCTTGCTCCCAACTGTCTGCTCTGGCTCATCTTCTGTGCCCCTCTGCCAGGTCTCTGGTTTTACAGTGCCAGCTGAATGAGCTGAGTCAAACGGATCCTTTTGCACCTCTTTGTCTACTCCAGAAACCCTGTGCACTTCAGTGGTGCAGTtgatgttttgaatcaactgcTGTGGTCTGCAGTTACCTGTATTGACGCTACTTTCAATGCTTTCAGATATACTACAGAAGGCACTTCCATCTTTTTTGCTACAGTGGTTTGCATCATTTTCGCTGCAACTTCTGCATGGATCTATATTATCGCATGTGTCCACATTGGGTGGATATTG
The Epinephelus lanceolatus isolate andai-2023 chromosome 2, ASM4190304v1, whole genome shotgun sequence DNA segment above includes these coding regions:
- the LOC117260107 gene encoding uncharacterized protein LOC117260107; amino-acid sequence: MEVAPCVQEASSHAASLLASLNLQRERAQFCDCVVRQIQSPGQLHPAHRCVLAASSPVLASILSTTGALVELQAPCLSDSVLAFLLDYIYTGALPSTHSQHQYYNLLTAACHLQMDELQNALRALQTEVKTADNVNASNKPHEDKYLPSSLEKKDHQYPPNVDTCDNIDPCRSCSENDANHCSKKDGSAFCSISESIESSVNTGNCRPQQLIQNINCTTEVHRVSGVDKEVQKDPFDSAHSAGTVKPETWQRGTEDEPEQTVGSKTSSNLLCIAGIQEEETSTAAEEKQTNRKEEDKTPIRHSPLLCLSTTHLKGYVSPSQYSSSSSSSSPHPCCGAVPVICHSSSAGVIQLAEMSPMHSPYHPVSQAPVSSSRAPDPESINNESTDEGATTRHKKHCAVQNQDCRNSKDHSGSWDYMHVSNQSDILKQVCNCSNADDLIGQNDEHTSNGLSPITDHNDGHAHCDSIQNKNPIKHFRDDSGPQNRDCSSFARRLKYKNDLNFEGVPSKHQRLEGSDCHNVRKATQEQSIRSQDPKPDVPLPVQDTDTGSGPRCGSLCAEGEAKEEDGYSRCPAETDKQDGHCNLDRTETSTKAAASSQHESDSDNTDRGMTDRSHVSTTLESCLDSVTGGLSGFERRTSMEFDKMSGTEITEPNITFTVDPNMSDCTYSVVGPSYYGLLQYHCLPQEEAHLSYEYSGRRRSNFSHPDHSDQSSDEEEVGGFASPGYNPLRQHFATATTDQVLLLDISAKPAELLVANAFGQKKTFGSGFGNTDREKRNEATSVAGVDTRSWVGEINVKERKSVSKDRSRPGAEVIHKARVAEGMCDLKEGDNQTTVLTVCSPPSVPDSLQASMSSTLSVCIPPTLPASTTANISAHLSNPVHHPFQCSLCDRSFSQRGSLNRHVRSHLGVRPFSCPRCPMTFSRQYRVTEHMRVHQRCVLRSDFQKPHASST